AAAGAAAGTTTTATTCCCTAAGATGGGCTATCAAGTTTATGCTCCGTCTAAAAAAGGAGTATATATTATTTATAACAAGAATAATGAAGTTGTCCATGTCGGATGTACTCCTCGTGCAAAGAATGGAATAAAACAAAGATTATGCAATCATCTCCAAGGAAAATCGTCATTTGTGGCACAATTTTTAAAACGCAACGGAGCAAAACTTAGATGCGGATATAGCTTCCGTTGCCTAATCGTAGATGATTCTTGTGATCGAAAATATTTGGAGGCGCTTACGATTGGCAAATTATGTCCGAAACATATTGGAAAAGGGTAATAAAGTAAACCAGCCTTTAATAACGCTCATAATAGTCCTTGCTGTTTTTGGAATTACGGCAAGGGCTTTTTGTTATCAAGCGGACGTTACCGATATTAGTGGGAATAAATATTTTCCTGCCGTAAATGAAGCCATTACTAAAGCAGAGAAGTCGATAAACGTTGTGATGTTTGCGGTAGAGTCGTCTTTATCCAGGCTGGATTCAAAGCCCAATAAGCTTATAAATGCGCTTATCGAAGCAAAGAATAGGGGAGTGGACGTAGAAGTTATCTTAGATCAAAATATTGATTTTGTTCAGAGAAGGCACGCAAGCGACTGGGAAGCCAAAATCAAGTGCACAAGAGCTTACAAGCGCTTCAAAGAAGCAGGAATAAAGGTTTACTATGATGAACCGGCAAGATATACTCACGCCAAAGCTGTCATTATAGACAAAAAAATAGTCATCTTGGGTAGCACTAACTGGACCGAATCTTCCTTTGACAATAATATCGAAACAAGCGTCTTAATTAACTCTCCACAATTAGCGGAAGAAATCTTAGCTTACTTAAAAACCATTAAGATAGACACAAAAATAGACGAATACCTCGACACAATCGGCCCATCCGTTCCGCTATCTTGGGAGTTTATAGAAAATCCGAAACTCGCGCCTCTCTTGATAAAGGACCAAGCCGAGAGAGCTTTCGATGTTTATTTATATCTGCTATGGAAATATGACGGTAATCCGCAAGCTAAATTAACGCTCTTTTACGATGACCTTGCCAAGTATCTCGGTATTTATGAAGGTTGGACAAGCGAAAATTACAGAAGACAGATAATTAAAGTATTTAAGAAATTAGAGCAAAAATACAGATTGCTCAAATTTGAGCCTCGGTACGCGAAGGAAGCAGCAATAACGCTATTGAATTACGATGAAGGCAGGGGGATATATGCGATACCAGATGAACAGTATTTTGAGCTCCCTGACGATTATTTTAAATTGGGCTGGAACAGGGAATTATCCCTAAGAGCCAAATTCTGCTATCTTATAAATCTTGCCAATACCGACATAAGCGACATAAAGCCGTATTGGTCAAAAAGCGTAAATACAATAACTAAGCAATTCGGCGATATTGGCCAGGATGTTATCAATAAAGGGATGGGCGAATTAAGACGTAAAAGCTTACTTGAAGTAAAATACGATGAATTATCCGGCAAGCTCTATGAGCAGAGAAGGCCCAAGATGTACAAGCTCTTAAAACTCTATGATCCGAAAGTGCGGGAGGCGCAGCTTGGGGCGATAGAGGAGAAGTATAGCAAAGAAGCCTTTACCAAGGCAAGAAAATACGCGGAAATTGTCTTTGAAGAGAATAACCCCGAAGTGATAGAAGACATAATCTTGAAGACAAAAGAATATGGAGCGAAAGAAATAAAGAGGGTTTTTGACGCCGTCAGCCAGAAAAATATAGATAATCCCAAGCGGACCTATATTTATGTAACGCGGATAATAGGAAGGACAGAATAAGCAGAAAGCGCTGCAGGGTGGGTTGATACGATATGGAAAAAACTAAGATACGATACGAAGTAGACCCGCACAATCGGCTTATTTTGAAAAAGACAGGCAAGAAGTCTGAGGTGAGCGGGTTTAGGGCCGTTCTCGATGGGAAATTTGAGATAGGCGAGGATAACACGCTTATCTATCACGTCAAGAAATCGCAAGGAATAGATACGCCTCAACAGGTCAAACTGCGCGGCAAATGGGCCTTAGATGATGAGCATAATCTGGTGCTTACTTTAGACAAATGGGCAAACCAGATTGCCGGGAATAAGCTTACTTTGGAAAGTGAGCTGATAGACACCAAAGATAATATGCTCATCTTTTCACTGAGTTCCAAAGACAGCGAGGGCAATGACCACATTTATATAGTAAATCTTGGCGGCAGATGGCAGGCAGATGAATATAACCGCCTGACCTTTAACGTGGAAAAAGAATCCGGTCCAAGCGATAGAATTACCTTGCAAGGCGGCTGGGAGGTAAATAACCAAAACGAGATTATCTACACTTATGAAAAAAGAATACGCGCAAAACGGAAAAAGATAATTCAAACCATCACCTTTAAGGGGTACTGGGATATAATCGGCAAAAACAGACTCATCTATGTTTTAAATAAAGAAATAAATTCTGGATTTGACTTTCAGGTAAGTGTAGGCAAACCCGCAGAAAGAGGGCTGCAGTATGAGTTAGGCGTAGGAGCGGCTCCAAGCAAAAAAACGATCACCCTCTTTGGTAACTGGAAGGTAGATAAGAACCTAGGCTTGTTATTTGAGATGCCCTATGCAGAAGGCCAAATCCGCAGCATTGTTCTGGGTGGGTGGGCAAAGCTGGATAAGAATTCCAGGCTTGAGGTGAGATTAGAAAACAAAATAGGCGAAGATTTGGGGATAGATGTTAAACTTTCAAGGGATATCCTCGAGGGGCAAGGAGAAGCCTTTATTCAGGCATTAAGTTCGCGTAAAGAAGTTTCCATAGTCGCCGGACTGGGGTTTAGGTGGTGAGAAAAGAGTTATGCCTACTCTTAATGGAGATTCACTGAAAATCGGCCATGTAATTTTGGTTGCTACGCGTAAGCCAGCAATTCAAGCTTTTCAGCGCAAAGCCGGATATGGCGATAGTTCCAAATGGACTCACGTTGCCGGTAGCCTTGGAGGATTAGATGCTGTTGAGGCAAATATCCCACAATCAAGAGTGATTAACTTACAAAAGGAGTATGTTGATAGAGGATTTGAAATAAAAGTTATGCGAAGAAAAGGTCAAATTGAACACAAGCGCTATAAGGTCGCTCTATGGTGGGCAACAATGAATAACTTACCTTATGATGCCCTGCAGTTCTTTTGGTTTCCTTTGTCAATTTTGTGTGGTAAGATTGGTTTAGTTTTGCATAGTTTATTTAGCAGTAAAAAAAGATTTGTTTGTTCTGAGCTGATAGCAGCAGGTTTTTATAAAGAAGGCGATTATCTTTTTAATAAGCCGCAACAAGAAGCGTTACCTGCCGATTTTGATAATCCTGCCTTGTTTGAAGAAGTAAAAGATATTTGGCTTGCAAACAGACGATAGGTTTACCGTATACTCACGTTAAAAAAAAGATTGTTAACCTCTATTAGAAACAGTAGGGGTTATTTTTTTGGACAAAGGAATTCTGTATATTGCGAAAAACGAAAAAAAAATTACGAAAAACACTTGACAAAATACGAAAATCGCGCTATATAAATAATTGATGAAAAAAGAAATCAAATATGGAAATATTTTTGATGTAGGGCTCGACGAGCCGGTATACACGAGCGGGGTCATTAATAAACTTCTCGGTATACCAGTGTGGGTTCTTAAGCAGCTCGATAAAGAGAATATTATTCGTCCACTCAGAAAAAAAGGTAAGTCGCGGCTATACTCGAAAAACGAACTAAACAAATTAAGCCATATTTGGTATCTGATGAAAGAGAAGGGAGTAAAAGTGGACGGTTTAAAAATTATATTAGAGATGGAAGAGAAAATGTTTGCAAAGACCTAAATTTTTTTACCCGTATGTTGGCACTCTTCTCTATCAAGTGCTATTAGGAGTGGAAGATTATAGGAGGTGATTAATATGGATTTAGTTCCTTGGAAACCACTAGACCGTTTATGGGATCCATTCTCTGAAATTGAGCAGCTCCAGGAGCGCATGAACAGCCTTTTTAGTTCCTCGCTTGCCCGGTTTCCCGAGAAAAAGGGCCAGATGATGTTTAAGGGCTGGGGCCCTGAAGTGGATATTCACGACCTTAAAGACAAGGTAGTGGTTAAGGCGGATATTCCCGGCATGGAGAAGAAGGATTTTGATATTTCAGTATATGGCAACACCCTGGTTATTAAAGGCGAGAAGAAACACGCGCAAGAGATTAAGGAAAAGGATTGCGTACGCTCAGAAAGGTTCTACGGCAGCTTTAACCGCACGGTTACTCTTCCGGCAGAGGTTGATGACCGCAGAGTAAAAGCAACATATAAGGAAGGGGTATTAGAGCTTATTCTTCCCAAAAAGAAAGGCTCACGATACCGGAATATTAAAGTCGAAGTAAAATAAAAAATACAATAAAAACTTAAATCTTATTTTTCCTTCATCGTAAGGGAGGTGACAAATCTTTGCCATGAAGAAACGAAAAACTGTCGCTAAAAAGAAATCTTTGACACGGACAAAAACTCTTAAGGAAAAGCCCATTGAAGAGAAGGAAGAGATGAAACCAGAGATAACTCAACAGGACATTCAAGGAAAGGAGGAGGTGGCTATGCAGATTACGCCATTAGGAGACAGGATTTTAGTTAAGCCTTTGGAAGCTGAAGAGAAGACCAAAGGAGGGATTATCTTACCGGATACTGCCAAGGAGAAGCCGCAGGAGGGTAGAGTTGTGGCAGTGGGCAAGGGTAAGGTTTTAGATGATGGCAAGGTTCAACCCTTAGAAGTTAAGCCCGGAGATAAAATCCTCTACGGAAAATATTCCGGCACAGAAATAAAATTAGAAGACGAAGAGCATCTGATTATTAAGGAAGAGGATGTTTTAGCTATAATCACTGATTAAAAATGAAAGAGAGGTGAATTCAATATGGCAAAACAACTTTCTTTTGGTGAAGAGGCCAGGCAGAAAATATTAAAAGGCGTAGAGAAATTGTCTGATGCGGTAGTAGTTACCTTAGGTCCCAAAGGCCGTAATGTAGTTTTGGATAAAAAATTCGGCTCACCGACTATTACTAAAGACGGCGTTACGGTAGCAAAAGAAATCGAGCTTGAGGATGCCTATGAAAATATGGGCGCTCAGATGGTTAAGGAAGTAGCTGAGAAGACATCTGATACTGCGGGTGATGGTACGACTACAGCTACGCTTTTGACTCACTCAATCTATAAGGAAGGCATGAAAAACGTCACTGCCGGCGCCAATCCTATGGGCCTTAAAAGAGGCATAGACAAGGCAGTGGAAGTGGTCATTGATGAGCTGAAAAGAATGGCAAAACCGATTAAAGACAAAAAAGAAACCAGCCAGATCGCCACTATCTCAGCCAACGGGGACGAAACCATAGGCAATCTCTTGGCTGATGCTATGGATAAAGTAGGCAAGGATGGCGTGGTCACTGTAGAAGAAGCAAAGTCTATGGCCACAACCCTTGATGTAGTTGAGGGTATGCAATTTGACCAGGGGTATCTTTCTCCTTACTTTGTGACTGATGCCGAGAGGATGGAGTGCGTGTTGGAAGAGCCGTATATTTTAATCTATGAGAAAAAAATATCGGCGGTAAAAGACATCATTCCATTGCTTGAGAAAACCGCCCAGCAGGGTAAGCCACTGCTAATTATTTCAGAAGAGGTTGAAGGCGAAGCCTTGGCAACCTTGGTAGTTAACAAGATTAGGGGTACGCTCAATGTCTGTGCGGTAAAAGCTCCGGGTTACGGCGACAGAAGAAAGGCAATGCTTCAAGATATTGCTATTCTAACCGGCGGGAAGATGCTTGCCGAAGACTTAGGTATCAAATTAGAGAGCACTCAGTTATCTGATTTGGGCAAAGCCAAGAGAGTCAAAATTGATAAGGAAAATACCACCATAATCGAAGGAGCGGGTAAAACCTCGGATATTAAAGGAAGAATTGAGCAAATAAAGAAGGAAATTGACAAAACCGATTCTGATTATGATCGGGAGAAACTTCAGGAACGTTTAGCAAAGCTCTCAGGTGGTGTGGCGGTAGTTAATGTGGGCGCTGCTACCGAAACTGAGATGAAAGAAAAGAAAATGCGCGTTGAGGATGCGCTTCATGCCACTAGGGCAGCAGTTGAAGAGGGTATTGTTCCTGGAGGCGGGGTTGCACTTCTAAGGACGATTCCCCGGGTGGAAGCTCTTAAACTTGAAGGGGATGAGAAAATAGGAGTTGATATTGTGAGGCGTGCCCTGGAAGAGCCAATCAGGCAGATTGCCCAGAATGCCGGGGTGGAAGGTGTGGTAGTAGCTCAAAAAGTCAAAGACGAAAAAGGCTCTTTTGGTTACAACGCCGAAACAGGCGAATACACTGATTTAATTAAGTCAGGTGTTATTGACCCGGTAAAAGTGGTGAGGCTTGCCATACAGAATGCTTCAAGTATTGCAGGGCTCATGCTTACTACAGAGGCAGTAGTTTGTGACCTCCCGGAAAAAGAAAAAATGCCTCCCATGCCGCCATCGCCGCATGGTGAGTATTAATCGCAACTAAAGGTTAAAAATAGAGGGCTGCTGTCGTTATTAATGGCGGCAGCCCTTTATCACAAAAAATAAAAATAGTAAAACGTTATGATAAATAGCTATGCACGAAAATATACTCAAAAACATAGATATTGTGGCATTAGAGAAAGAATACGGGGTGTTAAAAAAATCAAATGGTAATTATCGTTGCCGTAAATGCCTGATGATAGACGGTTATGCCGAAGAAGAAAAGAAATGCCGCTGGTGCGGTTACGAGCTTTTTGAGATAGATAAGGCATGAGTTCAAAAAGAAAGCTACAGATTAAATTCAGGCAAAAATTGAAGAGACGCCGAAGGCGGCTTAATCTGCTAAAGAAAGGCATTGATCCAAAAGATTATTTTTGTGGGGGATGTTATCTAAGAAACAATTCAAAAACACAATGGAAAGAAAGCCAAAATTTGTAACAACGGATAGTTCTAAGAAAGAAAAGCCATGTTGCCAGACGCTGAATAAACAGAAATCAGAGATTGAGAATTATATTGTCCAGCTTGTTGAGGCTCGTGAGGATTTTATTAAAACCAAATGGGCATGGGGAATTATTAAAGCAATAGAGCCATTGTCAGGAGAAAAGGTATCGAAGGGCAAGAAATCGTTTTTATGCGAAAAGTGCGAATCTTATATTATGCCCCGTAAAAGACTAGCAGAGTTGGTGATATTAGGCAGTAAGGGCTAAGATAGTAATATGGCGATGAGCGGAAAAATCAGGTGTCCCTGGTGCGAAAAAATTTTTGATTCCCCTGCAAACCGCAAAGACAAAGATACCATAGAATGCCCAGCTTGCTTTACTAAATTGGAGATTACGCAAGCTTCTCCAGTGCAAGTAAAAATAGCTGGCGAAGTTGATGATTATATGTACGAAGAATATGATGATTGGAAATAAATAAGCCTTATTTTATGAAAGGGGCAAAGAGAGATGAAAAAAGATTTGAAGTGCAGAAAACATAAATATATAGGTAAGAGAATGGAAATCGTTCCTTTGCATACGGGTCTGCCTACAGAATGTAAGATTTGCGGCAAAATGTATTTTTCCGATAACCCTTTGGTTTTTAGAACAGCCTCTCTTAAGAAAGTAAGTATCTGCACTGCTTGCCAGGAAAAGTTGCATTGCGCTAAATGTAAACAGAAATTCATATTAAAGAAATTTTTTGTTGCAGAATGCACTCAGTGCGGTAATTTGGAATTCTACTGCAAGAAGTGTAGTAAAAAATTGCCGACCTTGCCTTTAGGTTGCGAGCCGCATGAGCAGATTTTACGCAAGATGCAGACAATTCTAAGAGAGTATATGCCGGATCTTGGCGATAATCTGCCTAAAAATTTAAAAGACCTTAAGAAATTCAAAGGTTTTGGGGATATACCTTCATACCTTTTTCTCCATTTCAATATCATTCTGCCTCCGGATTTTGGCAAGTTTGAAGAGGAAGACGATGATGCGGATTGGTGGAAGAAATAAGATAATGGATAGCCTTATTAACAAATACATCGTGTATCTGATAGCAACTAAAAAAGAGTTTTCCAAGCAACTTATTTTCAAAGATGGACATGGCAAGCAAAATTATAGGGAAAGAGGAAATGAGAAAGTCAGCGGATTTAAAACGGAATAAGAGATTACCTCTAATTGAAATCATGGCGGGCCTTTTTGGGCAAGCCTCTACTGTGGGGATGTCGGCATGGATTCCTCCCTCGTCAATTTATAAATTTAGCAAAATATCTTCAAAGTAAAAATAGATGTTTCGCGAAATATATGAGGCCAAAAGAATAAATGATGTGGGACGAAAAAGAAGACGAACAGGACCGGCAATTCGAAAAAATGACGGCTACGCATTTGTATTGCAACAATTGCGGCAGGTCAATGCCGGTGCAAGAAATATTGCTGTTGGTGTTGCCCGACGGTGAATTATACGATTACCGTTGTATGCAATGCCATGAATCAGTTGGCACGCGCAAGGAAACAAAAAGGCCATCTTTAGAGATAAAAGGCGGATAAATTAAATATATGGACATTGCTAAATGTATTTACCGGGTTTCTCAAGGGGTATTTTTTGTAGTATTAAAATTATTCTTCCGCTTAGAGATAAAAGGCAAGGAAAATATACCTCAAAATGGCCCTGTCATATTAGTTGCCAATCACTTCAGCCTTCTTGATCCATTCGTAGTCACCTGTTGCACAGACCGCATTATCCACTGGTTAGTAGCCAGTTGGGTTTTTAGAATCAAGCCCTTTTCTTTCTTTGCTAAACGGATTCCATTCTTAAAAGTAGAGCCGGGCAAAGGCAATAATAAAGAAGCGCTTAAACAGGCGATGAGCATTCTAAGGGACGGCCGTGTTATCGGAGTATTCCCTGAAGGGAAATTAGCAAAGAACGGCGGATTAAATCCATTCTTTTCTGGTACTGCGTATCTCGGAATCAAATCCAAAGTTCCTATCATTCCGCTATATATAAACGGTAGTGACAAACTGCATAAGATTTCAGTCTTCATTGGAGAAGAATTTTCTTTTGACGGAATATACGATCCTGCAAATAAAGAGCATTTGGCAGAATGCAGCCTGTTTATTAGACATAGAATAGAAGAATTAAAGAATGGAGCGGATGATAGGCCTAAGGATCTATATAGTATTAAAACTCCATGTTAAAACGTATTGATTCTTTAATTTTTTTTATTAAAATAAGCTTTTATAGGAATCTAATTATAAGGGAACAAACAGCGATACCCAAAAGACGATCACTGTTGAACTAAAAACAATCACTTCTTTGAAAGTTGTCGAGAAGGTAAGAGTTGAGGTTAAATGCGACAGCAATAAAACAGGGACTGTAACAGTAATTCAGACGAAGAAAGACAAAAAATAAAAGGAGGTGGATAAAATGAGATACATGCTGGTTGTAGGTTTGGTGGTTGTGTTAAGTTCCACTTTTTGCTTTGCCCAGATGCCGGTAACGCCTAACGTTTCTCCTCTTTCGACAAGCGCATCTGAAACAAAGATCCTCAGTGGTAAAGTTGATTCTGTAACAGTTGCCGATCCTGTAAAAGGCACAAAGTCAGAAATCACCGTTGTGGATGAGGCCGGAAATAAGACTACGGTTTCAATTTCGCCTACCACGAAGATCTATGATAACGACTGGAAAACCATATCTCTGGATCAGGTTAAAAAAGACGACAGCATCAAAGTAACATATGCTGTGATAGAAGGTATCAATGAAGCTGTTTCAGTTAATTTAAAGAAATAGCAGGGGATATTCCTTTATTGCGGCGGACATTTGGACAGATGTCCGCCGCCTTTCCATGTAATCAAAAAATGTTCAAGAGAGGTCTATTTATAACAGGTCTTTTTGCGGTATGTTTTCTTCCCCTGGGCATTCTTGCGAATAAGGCGCATGCTGTATTAGACAAAACAAAAGACAAGATTGGCGTTGTATATTGGCACGGCAATCCCGCAGAAAGAAAAATCGCGCTTACCTTTGACGACGGTCCGAATGAGCCTTATACGTCGCAGATTTTAAATATCCTTAAATCATATAATATCAAAGCCACCTTTTTCTTGATCGGCAAAAACGTAGATTCCTATCCAGAAATAGCCAGGAGGATAGTAAGAGAAGGACATTGCATAGGCAATCATACTTACAGTCATCCTGATTTAGCTTTGGAGTTGAAGTTCCAAATTGACGAGCAGATAAAAGCATGTGAAGACGCCATATTTAATGCCACAGGCATACGGACAAATCTATTCAGGCCTCCTTACGGCCTTGATAACCCATGGGTTTTTAGGGAGGCAGAAAACTTGGGTTACGTAATAATCAAGTGGTCAGTAACCGGCGGCAACGGAGGAGCAGAGATAACGGCAGATAAGATTGTAAAGAGAATACTGGATAGCGTTGAAAACGGTTCTATTATACTGCTTCATGACGGAAACAGGCTTGCCAAAGGGGCAGACCGTAGCCAACTGGTAAAAGCGCTGCCTGTAATTATCGAATCCCTTCAAAGGAGAGGCTATCAATTTGTTACAATACCGGAATTATTGAATCTTAATAGTCGTATTCCGGATATTCCCACAGCCATATAAAACAAGGAGGTTGGAAAATGAATTATACGGGCGTAACGGCAATTAACGAAAAGGTAAAGCAGGAAAGCAGTTTTGTCATCAGCCTAAAGCAGGAGATAGAAAAGGTTATTGTCGGGCAAAAATATTTGATTGAGCGGCTCTTAGTTGGGCTTTTAGCCAATGGCCATATGCTTGTTGAAGGCGTGCCCGGACTTGCCAAAACACTTTCTGTAAAAACCCTATCGCATGCGATTAATACGAAATTCCAGAGAATTCAGTTTACCCCTGACCTTCTGCCTGCGGATTTAATCGGGACGCTTGTTTATAATCCTAAAGATGGGGCATTTACTACCAAAAAAGGCCCTATTTTTGCCAATATTATTTTGGCTGATGAGATTAACCGCGCTCCGGCAAAAGTGCAGAGCGCGCTCTTAGAAGCAATGCAGGAAAGACAAGTTACCATTGGCGAGAATACTTTTAAATTAGACGAGCCGTTTTTGGTGATGGCTACACAAAACCCGATAGAACAAGAAGGAACCTATCCTTTGCCTGAAGCGCAGGTTGACAGGTTTATGCTAAAAATCAACATCACCTATCCGAATAAAGATGAAGAGCGCAAGATTCTTAAAGAAATGAGTGTTACGGATAAGGAGATAAAGGTTTCTCCGGTAGTCGGGCCCGAAGACATTAAGCGCGCCCGGAGAGTAGTTAATGAAATCTATATGGATGAGAAGCTTGAGAATTACATTATTGATATTGTGTTTGCTACCAGAGAGCCAGCCAAATATAAGTTGAACGATTTAACCAATTTAATCCAGTATGGCGCTTCTCCACGCGCAAGCATTTATTTGACGCTTGCCTCAAAAGCTTATGCTTTTATCCAGGGTAGAGGCTATGTCACGCCACAGGATGTAAAGTCCATTGGTCCGGATATCTTAAGGCATAGGGTGATTGTCAGCTACGAAGCAGAGGCAGAGGAGAAGACGTCGGAAGATATTATTAAGCGTATATTTGATGAGGTTGAGGTTCCTTAAATGATCCCTAAAGAAGTTTTAAAACAGATTAGGCGCATTCAGATAACCACCTCGCGTATGGTTACTGATGTATTTTCCGGGCAATACCAGAGTGTGTTTAAGGGAAGGGGTATGGAGTTTGATGAAGTGCGAGAATACCAGGTAGGTGATGAAATCCGCTCTATTGACTGGAATGTTACTGCGCGCATGGGGCATCCATATATTAAGAAGTTTATGGAGGAAAGAGAGCTGACGGTAATGTTGTTATTGGATTTGTCTGGCTCTTCTTATTTCGGCACAGTTAATAAATTAAAAAGGCAAATTGCCGCAGAGATTTGCTCGGTCTTGGCTTTTTCGGCAATTCGCAATAATGATAAAGTAGGGCTGATTATTTTTACTGATAAAATCGAGAAATTTGTCCCGGCCAAAAAAGGCATAAGCCATGTTCTGCGCATCATTAGAGAGGCATTGTATTTTAACCCACAAGGCAAAAAAACAGACATTCCCGCGGCCTTAGAATATCTCAATAAAGTATGCAAGCGTAGCACAGTTACTTTTATTGTCTCTGATTTTTATGATGCTAACTTTGAGAAGCCGCTTTCCATTGCCAATAAGCGCCACGATTTGGTGAGTATTACTATAACCGACCCCAAAGAGCTGGATTTGCCTAATATCGGCATGGCGCAATTCGATGATCCGGAAACCGGCAAGACATTTAATCTGGATACCTCAAATGAAACTTTACGCCGCTCTTTCCGGGAGAACGCATTAAAGATAACAGGCGAACGCAAGAAAACATTTGATAGATTGGGGGTAGATAGCGTAGATATCCGCTGCGATATCCCCTACAACCGCACCTTATTTAAATTTTTCCGCATGCGGGAAAGGAGGTTACGTTAAATGCGCCAGGTTTTCTTTTCCATAATTATAGTTTTAATGTTAGCGGTTTTAATGTTTTTGGTGGCAAATTTACCTACACGGATAGTTAAACCTAAAGAGCAGAGTTCTTTCTTGACCAGCCCAAGCCAGATAGACTATGCTAACAAGCTTTTAAGCAAAGGGCTAAAGAGTGAGGCCGCTGAAGCATTCGAAGAATATCTTGCTGTTGGCAAGATACAGCCACAAGAAGAGGCACAGTTTTTATATAAACTAGGCAGTATTTATATGGAGTTATATAAGTATGAGAAGGCGCTGAAAAGTTTCTATAAAGCAGAGATGTTAAATCCAAAGGCAGACTTCGCTCAAGAAATGAACCAAAAGATAATTGAGGCATTGGAGAATTTGGGAATGAGCAGCCAGGCCAGATACGAATTGGAGGCGCGGACTTCTTTGGGCAAAGAAAAACAGGCAAAGGGAAAGGTAGTTGCGCGTATCGGAAAAAGAGAAATAACCGATACTGAGATTGATGAAGCTATCAAGAATGTTCCGCAATGGATGAGAAAGAGTTTAGAAGAGCCAGAAAGGCGCCTGGAATTCATTAGAAATTACGTCGGGCAGGAAGTTCTTTATACAAAAGCAAAGCGTTTAGGGTTGGACACAAAAGAAGAAACCCGCTCAACCTTAGAGCAGCTAAAAAAACAGATTGTGGTTGAACAGCTTTTAGGTAAAGAGATACAGGAAAAACTGGATAAGATTAGCCCCGAAGATATCAAATTATATTACGAAGCCAA
Above is a window of Patescibacteria group bacterium DNA encoding:
- a CDS encoding GIY-YIG nuclease family protein — encoded protein: MGIAKSTARYKYIERLYRELRTSKKVLFPKMGYQVYAPSKKGVYIIYNKNNEVVHVGCTPRAKNGIKQRLCNHLQGKSSFVAQFLKRNGAKLRCGYSFRCLIVDDSCDRKYLEALTIGKLCPKHIGKG
- a CDS encoding phospholipase D-like domain-containing protein; translation: MANYVRNILEKGNKVNQPLITLIIVLAVFGITARAFCYQADVTDISGNKYFPAVNEAITKAEKSINVVMFAVESSLSRLDSKPNKLINALIEAKNRGVDVEVILDQNIDFVQRRHASDWEAKIKCTRAYKRFKEAGIKVYYDEPARYTHAKAVIIDKKIVILGSTNWTESSFDNNIETSVLINSPQLAEEILAYLKTIKIDTKIDEYLDTIGPSVPLSWEFIENPKLAPLLIKDQAERAFDVYLYLLWKYDGNPQAKLTLFYDDLAKYLGIYEGWTSENYRRQIIKVFKKLEQKYRLLKFEPRYAKEAAITLLNYDEGRGIYAIPDEQYFELPDDYFKLGWNRELSLRAKFCYLINLANTDISDIKPYWSKSVNTITKQFGDIGQDVINKGMGELRRKSLLEVKYDELSGKLYEQRRPKMYKLLKLYDPKVREAQLGAIEEKYSKEAFTKARKYAEIVFEENNPEVIEDIILKTKEYGAKEIKRVFDAVSQKNIDNPKRTYIYVTRIIGRTE
- a CDS encoding MerR family transcriptional regulator, with translation MKKEIKYGNIFDVGLDEPVYTSGVINKLLGIPVWVLKQLDKENIIRPLRKKGKSRLYSKNELNKLSHIWYLMKEKGVKVDGLKIILEMEEKMFAKT
- a CDS encoding Hsp20/alpha crystallin family protein codes for the protein MDLVPWKPLDRLWDPFSEIEQLQERMNSLFSSSLARFPEKKGQMMFKGWGPEVDIHDLKDKVVVKADIPGMEKKDFDISVYGNTLVIKGEKKHAQEIKEKDCVRSERFYGSFNRTVTLPAEVDDRRVKATYKEGVLELILPKKKGSRYRNIKVEVK
- the groES gene encoding co-chaperone GroES codes for the protein MQITPLGDRILVKPLEAEEKTKGGIILPDTAKEKPQEGRVVAVGKGKVLDDGKVQPLEVKPGDKILYGKYSGTEIKLEDEEHLIIKEEDVLAIITD
- the groL gene encoding chaperonin GroEL (60 kDa chaperone family; promotes refolding of misfolded polypeptides especially under stressful conditions; forms two stacked rings of heptamers to form a barrel-shaped 14mer; ends can be capped by GroES; misfolded proteins enter the barrel where they are refolded when GroES binds) is translated as MAKQLSFGEEARQKILKGVEKLSDAVVVTLGPKGRNVVLDKKFGSPTITKDGVTVAKEIELEDAYENMGAQMVKEVAEKTSDTAGDGTTTATLLTHSIYKEGMKNVTAGANPMGLKRGIDKAVEVVIDELKRMAKPIKDKKETSQIATISANGDETIGNLLADAMDKVGKDGVVTVEEAKSMATTLDVVEGMQFDQGYLSPYFVTDAERMECVLEEPYILIYEKKISAVKDIIPLLEKTAQQGKPLLIISEEVEGEALATLVVNKIRGTLNVCAVKAPGYGDRRKAMLQDIAILTGGKMLAEDLGIKLESTQLSDLGKAKRVKIDKENTTIIEGAGKTSDIKGRIEQIKKEIDKTDSDYDREKLQERLAKLSGGVAVVNVGAATETEMKEKKMRVEDALHATRAAVEEGIVPGGGVALLRTIPRVEALKLEGDEKIGVDIVRRALEEPIRQIAQNAGVEGVVVAQKVKDEKGSFGYNAETGEYTDLIKSGVIDPVKVVRLAIQNASSIAGLMLTTEAVVCDLPEKEKMPPMPPSPHGEY
- a CDS encoding cytoplasmic protein; its protein translation is MMWDEKEDEQDRQFEKMTATHLYCNNCGRSMPVQEILLLVLPDGELYDYRCMQCHESVGTRKETKRPSLEIKGG
- a CDS encoding lysophospholipid acyltransferase family protein, whose protein sequence is MDIAKCIYRVSQGVFFVVLKLFFRLEIKGKENIPQNGPVILVANHFSLLDPFVVTCCTDRIIHWLVASWVFRIKPFSFFAKRIPFLKVEPGKGNNKEALKQAMSILRDGRVIGVFPEGKLAKNGGLNPFFSGTAYLGIKSKVPIIPLYINGSDKLHKISVFIGEEFSFDGIYDPANKEHLAECSLFIRHRIEELKNGADDRPKDLYSIKTPC